From one Candidatus Chromulinivorax destructor genomic stretch:
- a CDS encoding L-threonylcarbamoyladenylate synthase yields MNKKIKILDAVKEKDILQAVKIIQEGNLVAVPTETVYGLAADARNVDAVKKIFTVKNRPSNHPLIVHISSLDKLSQWATDIPPIVEVLAKNFWPGPLTLLLKKNDKVDDIITGGLSTIAVRIPNNKPLLQVLNLLDTGLAAPSANPHKRISPTTPEHVIAGLSGKIDAVLDDGPCNIGLESTILDLTHHNIRILRHGPITKKMIETVIGFAIESPLIHEESVSGNMKTHYQPYTKTSLMSLSEIETQISLLGNGEKKIGIIHYSDLKIACEDIKTIQLSNNKEQYSKFLYHALHELDKINASQILVETPPHNDSWSDVFDRLLKACAVDDSSSR; encoded by the coding sequence ATGAATAAAAAAATTAAAATTTTAGATGCAGTAAAAGAAAAAGATATCCTACAAGCTGTAAAAATAATTCAAGAAGGTAACTTAGTAGCTGTTCCAACTGAAACTGTTTATGGGCTTGCAGCTGATGCAAGAAATGTTGATGCAGTTAAGAAAATTTTTACTGTTAAAAATCGCCCATCAAATCATCCATTAATTGTTCATATTAGTTCATTAGATAAATTATCACAATGGGCTACAGATATACCACCTATTGTAGAAGTTTTGGCAAAAAACTTTTGGCCAGGTCCACTGACCTTATTACTTAAAAAAAATGATAAAGTTGATGATATTATCACCGGTGGATTGTCAACGATTGCAGTCAGAATTCCAAATAATAAGCCACTTTTGCAAGTGTTGAATTTATTAGACACAGGTTTAGCAGCACCTTCTGCAAATCCTCATAAGCGAATTAGTCCAACAACACCAGAGCACGTAATAGCAGGTTTGTCAGGAAAAATAGATGCTGTTCTTGATGATGGGCCATGTAATATTGGTCTTGAGTCAACAATTTTAGATTTAACTCATCATAACATAAGAATTTTGCGACATGGGCCAATAACAAAAAAAATGATCGAAACAGTCATTGGTTTTGCAATTGAATCCCCTTTAATACATGAAGAGTCTGTATCAGGTAACATGAAAACTCATTATCAACCGTATACAAAAACATCTCTTATGAGTTTATCTGAGATAGAAACGCAAATTTCTTTACTTGGTAATGGAGAAAAAAAGATTGGGATTATTCATTATTCAGATTTGAAAATTGCCTGTGAAGATATAAAAACAATACAATTATCAAACAACAAAGAACAATACAGTAAGTTTTTATATCATGCTTTACATGAACTTGATAAAATTAATGCAAGCCAAATCTTAGTTGAAACACCTCCGCATAATGATTCTTGGAGCGATGTTTTTGATAGGTTGTTAAAAGCTTGTGCTGTTGATGATAGCAGTAGTCGTTAA
- a CDS encoding methylated-DNA--[protein]-cysteine S-methyltransferase, with product MIQKNIITEHGKLIAIGDENFLYILKFSNDKHLDREVDRLENTTRKSIIIGTNALLEKVEQEITAYLAGSRKEFTIPVNPAGTNFQQKSWKALQTIPYGKTTSYAKQAAIVGSPQGHRAVANANGKNPILIIIPCHRIINSNGKLGGYTAGLDLKEIFLNLEKNNSSNFFI from the coding sequence ATGATCCAAAAAAACATTATAACAGAGCATGGTAAGCTTATTGCAATTGGCGATGAAAATTTTTTATATATTTTAAAATTTAGTAACGATAAACACCTTGATCGAGAAGTCGATCGATTAGAAAATACAACTCGCAAGTCAATTATAATTGGAACAAATGCTCTTTTAGAAAAAGTTGAACAGGAAATAACGGCATACCTTGCAGGATCACGTAAAGAATTTACTATTCCTGTTAACCCTGCAGGTACAAATTTTCAACAAAAAAGCTGGAAAGCTTTGCAAACAATTCCTTACGGAAAAACAACAAGCTACGCCAAGCAAGCTGCTATTGTTGGATCCCCACAAGGACACCGTGCAGTTGCAAACGCAAATGGCAAAAATCCTATTCTCATCATAATTCCATGCCATAGAATTATCAATTCAAATGGCAAGCTTGGTGGCTACACTGCTGGCCTTGACCTTAAAGAAATATTTTTGAACTTAGAGAAAAATAATAGCTCAAATTTTTTCATCTAA
- a CDS encoding M15 family metallopeptidase — protein MTQSSDNNFAVQDVSRDLQESQQKFAKDVVSLLSYMLEKKYNFTFGETMRTKEQAELYAQQGKGIKNSLHCKRLAIDINLFNPQGEFLSKSEDHTLFGEYWESLSPFNRWGGRFIRVDGNHYERNETFENIKN, from the coding sequence ATGACCCAATCGAGTGATAATAATTTTGCCGTACAAGATGTTTCGCGCGATCTTCAAGAAAGTCAGCAAAAATTTGCAAAAGATGTTGTATCCCTTTTAAGCTATATGCTTGAAAAAAAATATAATTTTACTTTTGGTGAAACAATGCGTACCAAAGAACAAGCAGAATTGTATGCTCAGCAAGGCAAGGGTATTAAAAATAGTTTGCATTGTAAGCGACTTGCAATTGATATAAATTTATTTAATCCGCAGGGTGAGTTTCTTTCAAAATCAGAAGATCATACATTGTTTGGAGAGTATTGGGAATCTTTATCGCCTTTTAATCGATGGGGCGGTAGATTTATTAGAGTTGATGGAAATCATTATGAGCGCAATGAAACATTTGAAAATATAAAAAATTAA
- a CDS encoding N-acetylmuramoyl-L-alanine amidase: MKKHLLFLLINIASSIQASLDTTLPFNPERLDKTTQQIVEPSIIVINYSCYKDLDTCVFALKRMNVSTHYMIDIDGSVYETIDGNKNLIDLVNFSDEIAIKYLKKRAFHAGHGYFKNARNEIINDMNSHSIGIMFVNQAATPLDNPNVYTNQDSNPTQWYEFSHEQELACAALCNKLKTLYSIADKDIIGHGECAIDPMTKSLGRKVGPGPLFPWKNIAFLGVGLFHKLSEDELLQPCSITTLELQQELASWGYSVPVNNEEDSATHQAVVQAQIHHDQKNIDGDCRSCRLYYIMKNLHQQHRAQLMISEKN, from the coding sequence ATGAAAAAACATCTTCTTTTTTTACTCATAAATATCGCATCAAGTATTCAAGCTAGCCTTGATACTACATTACCATTTAATCCTGAACGCCTTGATAAAACAACACAACAAATTGTTGAACCTTCAATTATTGTTATCAATTACAGCTGCTATAAAGATCTTGATACTTGTGTGTTTGCACTCAAGCGAATGAATGTCTCAACTCATTATATGATCGATATCGATGGATCAGTCTACGAAACGATTGATGGCAATAAAAATCTCATCGATCTTGTTAACTTTTCAGATGAAATTGCAATCAAATATTTAAAAAAACGAGCATTTCACGCAGGTCATGGATATTTTAAAAATGCCCGTAATGAAATTATCAACGACATGAATTCTCACTCAATTGGAATAATGTTTGTAAACCAAGCAGCAACTCCACTCGATAATCCAAATGTTTACACCAATCAAGATTCAAACCCTACACAATGGTATGAATTTAGTCATGAACAAGAATTAGCATGTGCCGCATTATGCAATAAACTAAAGACACTCTACTCAATTGCAGATAAAGATATTATTGGACATGGCGAATGTGCAATTGACCCTATGACAAAATCACTTGGCAGAAAAGTTGGCCCCGGGCCATTATTTCCTTGGAAAAATATAGCTTTCCTTGGAGTTGGACTATTTCATAAACTTTCTGAAGATGAACTATTACAACCGTGTTCAATAACAACTCTTGAATTACAACAAGAACTTGCATCATGGGGATATAGCGTACCAGTAAACAATGAGGAAGATAGTGCTACACATCAAGCTGTTGTCCAAGCTCAGATTCATCATGACCAAAAAAATATTGACGGTGATTGTCGATCATGCAGACTGTACTACATCATGAAAAATTTGCATCAACAGCACCGTGCACAATTAATGATCAGTGAAAAAAATTAA
- a CDS encoding ATP-grasp domain-containing protein, giving the protein MPEKRVTPITGWIIYKREEKDLTEKNYEIIRLLQVARSKGIDIQIISPDKFELIIDRHDNKSIVINDAVHQLPDFILPRTGSSSKYFTLAVLRQLEHLGVYVCNTARSIELVKDKLQCHQVMAFNNLPIPKTMLVKFLKDTKSVDTTIVAREIGFPAIVKNITGSKGSGVYLTESASKFKDLMELIYANNPHANIIIQKYIRNSHGRDLRVFVVGGRIVACMQRSSGDGDFKANFSRGGSTECFIVTPEIEWLAIETAKITGLDIAGIDLLFDEDGFKVCEANSSPGFRGLELAVGQFIAEQIIDYIIFRVLQK; this is encoded by the coding sequence ATGCCAGAAAAACGGGTTACACCAATCACCGGTTGGATCATCTACAAACGGGAAGAAAAAGATCTTACTGAAAAAAATTATGAGATTATACGTCTGCTACAAGTTGCACGAAGCAAAGGCATTGATATTCAAATAATTAGCCCTGATAAATTTGAACTCATTATTGACCGTCATGATAATAAATCAATTGTAATCAATGATGCCGTTCACCAGTTACCAGATTTTATTTTACCTCGCACTGGTTCAAGTTCAAAATATTTTACACTTGCAGTATTACGCCAACTAGAACACCTTGGTGTATATGTTTGTAATACAGCTCGATCAATAGAACTGGTAAAAGACAAACTACAATGTCATCAAGTTATGGCGTTTAACAACTTGCCAATTCCAAAAACAATGTTGGTTAAATTTTTAAAAGATACGAAGTCAGTTGATACAACCATCGTAGCTCGAGAAATTGGATTTCCTGCTATTGTAAAAAACATTACAGGCTCAAAAGGATCTGGAGTGTATTTAACTGAATCTGCTTCTAAATTTAAAGATTTAATGGAACTGATTTACGCAAACAATCCACATGCAAACATTATCATACAAAAATATATTAGAAACAGTCATGGTCGTGATCTTCGTGTCTTTGTTGTTGGTGGTCGTATTGTTGCATGCATGCAGCGTTCATCTGGCGATGGTGATTTTAAAGCAAACTTTTCACGCGGTGGCTCAACAGAGTGCTTTATTGTAACACCTGAAATTGAATGGCTGGCAATTGAAACAGCAAAAATAACTGGTCTTGATATCGCTGGCATCGACTTACTTTTTGACGAAGATGGCTTTAAAGTTTGTGAAGCAAATTCATCTCCTGGATTTAGAGGACTTGAGCTTGCAGTTGGTCAATTTATTGCAGAACAGATTATAGATTATATTATTTTTCGTGTGCTACAAAAATAA
- a CDS encoding DUF167 domain-containing protein, whose protein sequence is MALRLEIKVVPCSGKLHFALDKQQRLKCYLKAAPQDGQANYELIKFIAKSCGVTQADVDIVAGLISRNKVLLITTCLSYEQFLHKVGLEKQVEIF, encoded by the coding sequence ATGGCATTAAGATTAGAGATTAAAGTGGTTCCTTGCTCAGGAAAATTACATTTTGCACTTGATAAACAGCAGCGATTAAAATGTTATCTAAAAGCTGCTCCGCAAGATGGGCAAGCTAATTATGAGTTAATTAAGTTTATTGCAAAGTCGTGTGGCGTCACTCAAGCAGATGTTGATATTGTTGCAGGTCTTATCAGTAGAAATAAAGTTTTACTTATTACAACGTGCTTAAGTTATGAGCAATTTTTACATAAAGTAGGTCTTGAAAAACAAGTTGAGATTTTTTAG
- a CDS encoding HIT domain-containing protein, with amino-acid sequence MHDQNCIFCKIIAGQIPGKIMYQTELSIVLQDIAPQAPIHYLIIPKKHVQDLVSCTDKDILIDLMSIPSYLLTMLSEKNGTADSLAFKLITSNGYAAGQRVFHLHFHFLSGKTFLE; translated from the coding sequence ATGCATGATCAAAATTGTATTTTTTGTAAAATCATCGCAGGCCAAATTCCTGGTAAAATTATGTACCAAACAGAATTATCAATCGTTCTTCAAGACATTGCTCCTCAAGCACCAATTCATTATCTTATAATTCCAAAAAAACATGTGCAAGATTTAGTTTCTTGTACTGACAAAGACATACTTATAGATCTTATGTCGATTCCTTCTTATTTATTGACTATGCTCTCTGAAAAAAATGGAACAGCTGATTCTTTAGCCTTTAAATTAATAACAAGTAATGGCTATGCAGCAGGTCAACGAGTATTCCATCTTCATTTTCATTTTTTATCAGGTAAAACTTTTTTAGAATAA
- a CDS encoding alpha/beta hydrolase, whose translation MKKKYIALIILSSLCAAYYFNSKKVDPATDFYNTTFLRNSPAVEKILRQEGFFDVEIMTEDKLKLSATILDKSPQKHVQATLISCPGFVPGAKEGMTTLYAMLKENPYNFLFLDMRGHGKSEGELLTYKGIKHYGEFDYLDIVATVKFMVQYNIEHNIEQNIIVHGLCSGAFHTIKAMNYLRQHDTLAYDSVKGIIFDSGWPSVPSIAETTLTSESCKRCSDCNISCCAPYLSWSLVGIYNYFFKEYHCSQEPITQAMGEIDQPILFIHGENDTYIPIHHVHSLVSQAKKPTSWFIKESTHAAHHLKHQEAYKLQMEQFIKSVL comes from the coding sequence ATGAAGAAAAAATATATCGCACTTATTATTCTCAGCAGCTTATGTGCTGCATACTACTTCAACTCAAAAAAAGTTGATCCTGCAACAGATTTTTACAACACAACATTTTTACGCAACAGCCCTGCAGTAGAAAAAATTCTACGACAAGAAGGTTTTTTTGATGTAGAGATCATGACAGAAGATAAACTAAAACTTTCGGCAACGATTCTTGATAAAAGCCCACAAAAACATGTGCAAGCAACGCTCATTTCTTGCCCAGGATTTGTTCCAGGCGCAAAAGAGGGCATGACAACACTGTACGCAATGCTCAAAGAAAATCCGTACAACTTTTTATTTTTAGACATGCGAGGTCATGGAAAAAGTGAAGGGGAGCTTTTAACCTACAAAGGAATCAAACATTACGGTGAATTTGACTACTTAGACATTGTTGCAACAGTCAAATTCATGGTGCAATACAACATTGAGCACAACATTGAACAAAATATTATCGTTCATGGTTTATGTTCAGGGGCATTTCACACCATCAAAGCAATGAATTACTTACGGCAACATGACACACTTGCTTACGATAGTGTAAAAGGAATTATATTTGATAGCGGATGGCCAAGCGTTCCATCAATTGCTGAAACTACACTCACATCAGAATCTTGTAAGCGATGCTCTGATTGCAACATTTCTTGCTGTGCACCCTACCTCAGTTGGAGCCTTGTTGGGATTTATAATTACTTCTTTAAAGAATACCACTGTTCGCAAGAACCAATCACCCAGGCGATGGGTGAAATCGATCAACCAATTTTGTTTATTCACGGTGAAAACGACACGTACATTCCAATTCATCATGTGCATTCTTTAGTATCACAAGCAAAAAAACCTACTTCATGGTTTATCAAAGAATCAACACATGCAGCTCATCACTTAAAACATCAAGAAGCATACAAACTTCAAATGGAACAATTCATTAAATCTGTTCTCTAA
- the prfB gene encoding peptide chain release factor 2 has product MIIDDLKQRLKDLEPNITIIQNYWQTAELEKLFQQLESQSNEESFWQNPNRTEISQKLQQVRLKREAFLSITTTYHEMKDLLILFEDDEQELAKIEPDIIALAKQAKNFKVSLLLHNENDASNCFFTINSGAGGTESQDWADILCRMYIRFCERNNFTVQIIERQDGEEAGIKAVTLYIKGNNAFGLLKSEHGVHRLVRISPFDASKRRHTSFAAVTIIPELPPAEKIEIDPKDLRIDTFRAGGAGGQHVNKTDSAVRITHLPTNFVVQCQNERSQHQNKEVAMKMLMSKLKQKQDAEELEKTRTDKQKNEWGSQIRSYVLHPYKMVKDHRTDCESPQPDLVLDGDLMDFIETYLVQQGANS; this is encoded by the coding sequence ATGATTATTGACGATCTTAAACAACGACTTAAAGACTTAGAACCAAATATCACGATCATTCAAAATTATTGGCAGACTGCTGAGCTTGAAAAGCTCTTTCAACAGCTTGAATCACAAAGCAATGAAGAATCTTTTTGGCAGAATCCAAACAGAACAGAAATATCACAAAAGCTTCAACAAGTCAGGCTTAAACGGGAAGCATTTTTATCTATTACAACAACTTACCACGAAATGAAAGACCTCCTGATTTTATTTGAAGATGACGAACAAGAACTTGCAAAAATAGAACCTGATATCATCGCTCTGGCAAAACAGGCTAAAAATTTCAAAGTTAGCTTACTACTCCATAATGAAAATGACGCATCAAACTGCTTTTTCACTATAAACTCTGGTGCTGGTGGAACCGAATCACAAGACTGGGCAGACATTTTATGCCGTATGTATATTCGATTTTGCGAGCGTAATAACTTTACCGTACAGATTATTGAACGCCAAGACGGTGAAGAAGCTGGCATCAAAGCCGTAACTTTATACATTAAAGGTAACAATGCATTTGGGTTATTAAAATCTGAACACGGAGTTCATAGACTTGTACGAATCTCTCCTTTTGACGCAAGCAAGCGACGACACACTTCATTTGCAGCAGTGACCATCATTCCAGAATTACCACCTGCAGAAAAAATTGAAATTGACCCAAAAGACCTTCGCATCGACACCTTCCGTGCTGGCGGGGCTGGCGGTCAACACGTCAATAAAACTGACTCAGCAGTTCGCATCACCCATTTGCCAACAAATTTTGTAGTTCAATGCCAGAACGAGCGCTCGCAACATCAAAATAAAGAAGTTGCAATGAAAATGCTCATGTCTAAACTCAAGCAAAAACAGGATGCTGAAGAACTTGAAAAGACACGAACTGACAAACAAAAAAATGAATGGGGATCTCAAATAAGATCTTATGTACTTCATCCCTACAAAATGGTAAAAGATCATAGAACCGATTGCGAAAGTCCTCAACCCGATTTAGTATTAGATGGTGATTTAATGGATTTCATAGAAACCTATTTAGTCCAACAAGGCGCGAACAGTTAA
- a CDS encoding guanylate kinase, which yields MEKQHGKLFIVSGPSGVGKTTVVTQFLDQHRHLFDIDRVVTFTTKQPRSTEVHGVDYHFVAQHDFDAKAQEGFFLEKSGEYGASYGTPIHIMYELPRGSSKILVIDRVGAAQIMQKHPDVVLVWIEVSSLSVLADRLSKRSTESVEQVKHRLQLAEKEIQAEKNAPMYHHYIENDKLDNAITKLFDIVASYCDNKTTLNM from the coding sequence GTGGAAAAACAACATGGCAAGCTATTTATAGTTTCTGGACCTTCTGGAGTCGGTAAAACAACGGTCGTTACTCAGTTTTTAGATCAGCATCGACATCTGTTTGATATTGATAGAGTTGTTACGTTTACAACAAAACAGCCGCGATCAACTGAAGTGCATGGAGTTGATTATCACTTTGTTGCTCAGCATGATTTTGATGCAAAAGCTCAAGAAGGCTTTTTTTTAGAAAAAAGTGGTGAGTATGGAGCGTCGTATGGAACCCCTATACATATAATGTATGAATTGCCACGCGGGAGCTCAAAAATATTGGTTATTGACAGAGTTGGTGCAGCTCAAATTATGCAAAAGCATCCTGACGTTGTTCTTGTTTGGATAGAGGTCTCCTCATTGTCTGTCTTAGCAGATAGACTTTCTAAGAGAAGTACTGAATCAGTTGAGCAGGTTAAGCACCGGTTGCAGTTAGCTGAAAAAGAGATTCAAGCTGAAAAAAATGCCCCTATGTATCATCATTATATAGAGAATGATAAGCTAGATAATGCTATTACAAAGCTATTTGATATAGTTGCATCATATTGTGATAATAAAACTACATTAAATATGTAG